In Treponema denticola, one genomic interval encodes:
- the rplO gene encoding 50S ribosomal protein L15: MSEFNLTVPEGATHKKKIVGRGSSSGWGKTSGKGHKGQQARSGGKVYAGFEGGQMPLYRRVAKKGFSNYPFKKEFYVVNLAMLETKYSDGETVNKESLMQKGLLRKGSLYVKVLGTGDITKKLTVDVDRISASAKEKIEKAGGTIVQSEA; this comes from the coding sequence ATGTCCGAATTTAATTTAACTGTTCCTGAAGGAGCAACTCATAAAAAGAAGATTGTAGGACGCGGATCTTCTTCCGGCTGGGGAAAAACTTCCGGAAAAGGTCATAAGGGTCAGCAAGCCCGTTCAGGCGGCAAGGTTTATGCCGGCTTTGAAGGCGGACAGATGCCCTTATACCGACGTGTTGCAAAAAAAGGATTTTCAAACTATCCTTTTAAAAAGGAATTCTATGTTGTAAACCTTGCCATGCTCGAAACAAAGTACAGCGATGGCGAGACCGTAAACAAAGAGTCCTTAATGCAAAAAGGTCTTCTCCGAAAAGGTTCTCTTTATGTTAAAGTTTTGGGAACAGGAGATATAACAAAAAAATTGACGGTTGATGTCGATAGAATTTCTGCATCGGCTAAAGAAAAAATAGAAAAGGCAGGCGGAACGATAGTTCAGTCTGAAGCATAA
- the rplB gene encoding 50S ribosomal protein L2, producing the protein MALKEYKPMTPGLRGRIDLRKDEITAQKPEKSLTTGKKNRAGRDSRGRISVRGQGGGHKQKYRQIDFKRNKYGIPGTVRTIEYDPNRSANIALIFYADGEKRYIIAPKGLRIGQKIMSGEMASLDVANALPLEAIPVGFTVHNIELTIGRGGQMARSAGAGALVAAKEGEYVTIRLPSGETRLVNKKCYATIGEVGNEDHMNTSLGKAGRSRWLGIRPTVRGMAMNPIDHPLGGGEGRGKGRHPVTPWGQPCKGYKTRKKRNPSDSFIVSRRKKKN; encoded by the coding sequence ATGGCTCTAAAAGAATATAAGCCGATGACGCCCGGATTGCGCGGACGAATTGATTTGCGAAAAGATGAAATTACAGCTCAAAAGCCTGAAAAGTCTTTGACTACAGGTAAAAAGAACAGAGCGGGACGCGATTCAAGAGGACGCATTTCAGTTCGAGGCCAAGGCGGCGGACATAAACAGAAATACCGACAAATCGATTTTAAGCGAAATAAATATGGTATTCCGGGCACTGTAAGGACAATCGAGTATGATCCTAACCGCAGTGCAAATATTGCATTGATTTTTTACGCCGACGGAGAAAAACGATATATCATCGCTCCCAAGGGTTTAAGAATCGGTCAAAAGATTATGAGCGGCGAAATGGCTTCATTGGATGTTGCAAATGCTCTTCCTTTGGAAGCTATTCCCGTCGGCTTTACCGTGCATAATATTGAGCTTACAATCGGAAGAGGCGGACAAATGGCGCGTTCGGCAGGTGCCGGCGCATTGGTTGCTGCAAAAGAAGGCGAATATGTTACCATAAGATTGCCTTCCGGAGAAACTCGCTTAGTAAACAAAAAATGTTATGCGACAATAGGCGAAGTCGGCAATGAAGATCACATGAATACAAGTCTTGGCAAAGCCGGTCGATCAAGATGGCTTGGAATCAGACCCACCGTTCGCGGTATGGCTATGAACCCGATTGATCACCCCCTCGGCGGTGGTGAAGGACGAGGAAAGGGAAGACATCCCGTTACTCCTTGGGGTCAGCCTTGTAAGGGTTATAAGACCCGCAAGAAGCGCAATCCTTCGGATAGCTTCATTGTCTCAAGACGAAAGAAGAAGAATTAG
- the rpsH gene encoding 30S ribosomal protein S8, which yields MSVSDPIADMLTKIRNAASAGHESVDVPSSKMKWEIISILKSEGYIKNFKKMTQDGANNIRVFLKYDDKESSVIHGIEKVSTPGRRVYLGYKSLPRVFNGYGTLIVSTSKGIITGKAAGESQVGGELICKVW from the coding sequence ATGAGTGTTTCAGATCCAATAGCAGATATGCTTACTAAAATTAGAAATGCTGCTTCAGCCGGTCACGAATCGGTAGATGTTCCTTCTTCAAAGATGAAGTGGGAAATCATCAGTATTCTTAAATCGGAAGGATATATTAAAAACTTTAAAAAAATGACCCAAGACGGGGCCAACAATATCCGCGTATTCTTAAAATACGATGATAAAGAATCTTCGGTTATTCACGGAATCGAAAAAGTTTCTACACCCGGCCGCCGAGTATATTTAGGTTATAAGAGCTTACCGAGAGTTTTTAACGGCTACGGTACTCTTATAGTATCGACTTCAAAGGGTATCATTACCGGGAAAGCTGCCGGCGAAAGCCAAGTAGGCGGTGAGCTTATTTGCAAGGTTTGGTAG
- the rplC gene encoding 50S ribosomal protein L3, with product MIGLIGKKIGMTQIFNEVGHLMPVTVIQVEPNTVVALKDKEKFGYSSVVLGLGELKEKHTSKPYAGQFSGDIKPLKLLKEFRDFDKEVAVGDKLGVEAFEKVSYLDITAISKGKGFQGVMKRWGYGGGRASHGSKFHREAGSTGHCTTPGRSFKNTTMPGRMGFDKVTVQNLQIVKIDPELGVIMVRGSVPGKKDATVFLKSAVKRAK from the coding sequence ATGATTGGACTGATTGGAAAAAAAATCGGCATGACCCAAATCTTCAATGAAGTCGGTCATCTTATGCCGGTTACGGTTATTCAGGTAGAACCCAATACCGTTGTTGCACTAAAGGACAAGGAAAAGTTCGGATACTCTTCAGTAGTGCTCGGTTTGGGTGAGCTCAAAGAAAAGCACACCAGCAAACCCTATGCAGGACAGTTCAGCGGAGACATCAAGCCTTTAAAACTTTTAAAGGAATTCCGTGATTTTGACAAAGAAGTCGCAGTAGGTGATAAGCTCGGTGTAGAGGCTTTTGAAAAAGTTTCGTATTTAGACATTACGGCAATTTCAAAAGGTAAAGGTTTTCAGGGTGTTATGAAGCGATGGGGCTATGGGGGCGGTAGAGCAAGCCATGGTTCTAAGTTCCACCGTGAAGCAGGTTCGACGGGACACTGTACAACTCCGGGTCGTTCTTTTAAAAATACGACAATGCCCGGAAGAATGGGTTTTGACAAGGTTACCGTTCAAAATTTGCAAATCGTAAAGATTGATCCTGAATTGGGTGTTATAATGGTTCGCGGTTCTGTTCCGGGTAAAAAGGATGCAACTGTATTCTTAAAATCCGCAGTAAAGCGGGCTAAATAA
- the rplP gene encoding 50S ribosomal protein L16, translated as MMFSPKRVKHRKVQRGRIKGEATRCNSIDFGDYALVSLEPFLLTNRQIEAARVALNRKIKRGGKLWIRVFPDKPYSKKPAEVRMGGGKGAPEYWVAVVKPGTIIFELAGVDKNLAEQAMTLAGSKLPFKTRFAEQIQAD; from the coding sequence ATTATGTTTAGTCCCAAAAGAGTAAAACATAGAAAGGTTCAGCGCGGTAGAATCAAGGGCGAAGCTACTCGATGCAACAGCATCGATTTCGGCGATTATGCCTTAGTTTCTCTTGAGCCTTTTTTGCTTACAAACAGACAAATTGAAGCTGCCCGTGTTGCTTTAAATCGTAAGATTAAGCGAGGCGGAAAATTGTGGATTCGAGTTTTTCCGGATAAACCCTATTCAAAGAAACCCGCTGAGGTTCGAATGGGCGGCGGAAAAGGCGCTCCCGAATACTGGGTAGCGGTTGTAAAACCCGGAACTATTATTTTTGAATTAGCCGGCGTTGATAAGAATTTGGCCGAACAAGCTATGACCTTGGCAGGAAGCAAGCTTCCGTTTAAGACAAGGTTTGCAGAGCAGATTCAGGCCGACTAA
- a CDS encoding 50S ribosomal protein L23 → MEYNDILIAPVLTEKSTELREQGKYVFKVAPKATKIQIKEAVRRLFNVKVTDCTVVNVRGKTKRLRYKEGKTSSWKKATVKLAKGETIKIFEGA, encoded by the coding sequence ATGGAATACAATGATATACTTATCGCGCCTGTTCTTACCGAAAAAAGCACAGAACTTCGCGAGCAGGGCAAATATGTTTTCAAAGTAGCACCTAAGGCTACCAAGATTCAGATAAAGGAAGCAGTACGAAGATTGTTCAATGTAAAAGTTACCGATTGTACTGTTGTTAATGTTCGAGGAAAGACTAAGCGTCTCCGCTACAAGGAAGGTAAAACTTCATCTTGGAAAAAGGCAACCGTAAAACTTGCTAAGGGCGAGACAATTAAGATTTTTGAAGGTGCGTAA
- the rplD gene encoding 50S ribosomal protein L4: MEKKVYSVDGKELRTINLDDKVFGLPVNDDVIYYAINNELANKRVGTACTKGRAEVHGSNAKPYSQKGTGRARRGDKNSPLLVGGGTIFGPKPRDFSYSMPKKAKRLAMKSILSLKAQNDRLVVVEDFTVESGKTRDLVKILNNFAKGERAVIILKDDDSLVKRAGRNIPHLSFLAYNRLRAHDLFYGRKVIMLESAAKNLSEFYGCKEAE, translated from the coding sequence ATGGAAAAGAAAGTCTATTCAGTCGATGGTAAAGAATTGAGGACAATTAATCTTGATGACAAGGTGTTCGGTCTTCCCGTAAATGATGATGTTATTTACTACGCCATCAATAATGAACTAGCCAATAAACGAGTCGGAACGGCTTGTACAAAGGGCAGAGCTGAGGTTCACGGTTCAAATGCCAAGCCTTACAGCCAAAAAGGTACAGGACGTGCAAGACGCGGTGATAAAAATTCCCCTCTTTTAGTGGGAGGAGGAACTATTTTTGGACCTAAACCTAGAGATTTCAGCTATTCTATGCCTAAAAAAGCAAAAAGATTGGCTATGAAGTCAATTTTGAGCCTTAAAGCTCAAAACGACAGGTTAGTGGTTGTAGAAGACTTTACGGTAGAAAGCGGAAAAACCCGCGACCTTGTAAAGATTTTAAATAACTTTGCAAAGGGTGAGCGTGCTGTTATTATTCTAAAGGACGATGATTCTTTGGTAAAAAGAGCAGGCCGCAATATTCCGCATCTTTCATTCTTGGCATATAACCGCCTTCGAGCCCACGATTTATTCTACGGCCGAAAAGTTATTATGCTTGAATCTGCCGCAAAAAATCTTTCTGAATTTTACGGATGTAAGGAGGCCGAATAA
- the rplF gene encoding 50S ribosomal protein L6, protein MSRVGKMPVAIPAGVKVNVANGTFTVEGPKGKLSQSYHTEAVDFKVEGDHVLVTRKDDELQTRAYHGLYRSLLNNMVKGVSTGFSKTLVINGVGYRAEVQGKLLVMALGYSNDFSVLIPEGIEVKVDQLKVIISGASKEAVGQFASQVRKLRGPEPYKGKGIRYEDEIIKRKVGKSGVK, encoded by the coding sequence ATGTCAAGAGTTGGAAAAATGCCTGTTGCTATTCCTGCAGGTGTAAAAGTGAATGTTGCAAACGGTACATTTACCGTTGAGGGCCCTAAGGGAAAACTTTCACAAAGCTATCATACTGAAGCTGTTGATTTTAAGGTTGAAGGCGATCATGTTCTTGTAACAAGAAAAGATGATGAACTTCAAACAAGGGCTTATCACGGTTTATACCGAAGCCTTCTTAACAATATGGTAAAAGGTGTAAGTACCGGTTTTTCTAAAACCTTGGTAATCAATGGCGTAGGTTACAGAGCTGAAGTTCAAGGCAAGCTCCTTGTAATGGCACTAGGTTATTCAAATGACTTTTCCGTTCTTATTCCTGAAGGAATCGAAGTAAAGGTTGACCAGCTGAAGGTTATTATTTCAGGAGCTTCAAAAGAAGCGGTCGGGCAGTTTGCTTCTCAGGTAAGAAAATTGAGAGGCCCTGAACCTTATAAGGGCAAGGGAATTCGTTACGAAGACGAAATCATCAAACGAAAAGTCGGTAAGTCCGGTGTAAAATAA
- the rplV gene encoding 50S ribosomal protein L22: MKMTERTGYRATTKFLIASPTKVRPVANVVKNKPYPEAMAILENMPQKGAVLISQTMKSAASNALYKNKQLDEDMLFVKEIMIDEGPRLKRIWCRGKGRADILLKRMCHITVVVDERAGE; the protein is encoded by the coding sequence ATGAAGATGACTGAAAGAACAGGATATCGAGCAACAACGAAATTTCTTATTGCATCACCTACCAAGGTAAGACCGGTGGCAAACGTCGTAAAAAACAAGCCTTATCCGGAAGCAATGGCTATTTTGGAAAATATGCCGCAAAAAGGAGCCGTCTTAATTTCTCAGACTATGAAATCGGCTGCCTCAAACGCTCTTTATAAAAACAAGCAGCTTGACGAAGATATGCTCTTTGTTAAGGAAATTATGATTGATGAAGGGCCCAGGCTAAAAAGAATTTGGTGTCGCGGCAAGGGCCGTGCGGACATTCTCTTAAAGCGCATGTGTCATATCACAGTTGTCGTTGACGAGAGAGCAGGAGAGTAG
- the rpsC gene encoding 30S ribosomal protein S3 → MGQKVNPTGLRLGINKTWSSRWYAGPRNYADLLLEDLKIRAMIQEIPECQNADIAEVEIIRHPQRITIMIHTARPGVIIGVKGANIENIGAIIQKKLGKKVQIKIKEVKRAELRAALVAQNVARQLAGRASFRKVLKQACFNTMRSGAQGIKIRISGRLGGAEMSRTEEMKEGRVPLHTLRADIDYGFAEADTTYGKIGVKVWLYSGMMFGGEQKEDAGALLKKQRRPRSEKPAQAGRQ, encoded by the coding sequence ATGGGACAGAAAGTAAACCCTACAGGATTAAGACTTGGTATAAACAAAACTTGGTCGTCTCGCTGGTATGCAGGCCCCAGAAACTATGCCGATTTACTGCTTGAAGATTTAAAGATTCGAGCTATGATTCAGGAAATCCCTGAATGTCAAAATGCTGATATTGCAGAAGTGGAAATCATCCGTCATCCCCAGAGGATTACGATTATGATTCACACGGCTCGTCCCGGCGTTATAATCGGTGTAAAAGGTGCCAATATCGAAAATATCGGAGCTATAATACAGAAAAAGCTCGGCAAAAAAGTGCAGATAAAAATTAAGGAAGTAAAGAGAGCCGAATTAAGGGCTGCTTTAGTTGCTCAAAACGTTGCACGCCAGCTTGCCGGAAGAGCTTCTTTCCGAAAGGTATTAAAACAGGCTTGTTTTAATACGATGAGATCCGGTGCTCAAGGTATAAAGATCAGAATTTCAGGACGCTTAGGCGGTGCTGAAATGTCGAGAACCGAAGAAATGAAGGAAGGACGAGTTCCTCTTCACACACTTCGGGCAGATATAGACTACGGTTTTGCTGAAGCCGATACAACCTATGGAAAGATAGGCGTTAAGGTATGGCTTTACAGCGGAATGATGTTTGGCGGAGAACAAAAAGAAGATGCAGGCGCCTTGCTCAAAAAGCAAAGAAGACCCCGCTCTGAAAAGCCCGCTCAAGCAGGGAGGCAATAA
- the rplX gene encoding 50S ribosomal protein L24: MAGKMKIHRNDSVEIIAGKERGKRGEVVKVLQEDNKVIVGGLNMTKKAMRKRSQQDQGGIVEIEAPISASNVMIICKKCGKTRIAYEIKDGKKIRVCRKCGEAL, from the coding sequence ATGGCAGGAAAGATGAAGATTCACCGCAATGATAGTGTTGAAATTATTGCAGGTAAGGAAAGGGGCAAGCGGGGCGAAGTCGTAAAGGTCTTGCAGGAAGATAATAAGGTTATCGTCGGCGGGCTTAATATGACAAAAAAAGCCATGCGCAAACGAAGCCAGCAGGATCAGGGCGGAATTGTAGAAATTGAAGCTCCGATATCTGCATCCAATGTTATGATTATATGCAAGAAGTGCGGCAAAACCCGAATTGCATACGAAATAAAGGACGGCAAAAAAATAAGAGTCTGCCGTAAGTGTGGAGAAGCGTTATAA
- the rpsE gene encoding 30S ribosomal protein S5 gives MSHQKESKRDNQHTEKEYVEKLVKLNRTAKVVKGGRRFSFSALTVVGDQKGRVGYGFGKANDVSDAIRKSIEKAKANMVTFPLKNGTIPHEVQGKFKGSSVLLRPACSGTGIIAGGTIRAIMEAAGATDLLSKSLGSSSAVNVVKATFDAAGLLMDGKKVAKNRGKTLLDVWG, from the coding sequence ATGAGTCACCAAAAAGAATCAAAACGGGATAACCAGCATACCGAAAAGGAATACGTTGAAAAGCTTGTTAAGTTAAACCGAACGGCTAAGGTTGTAAAGGGCGGACGCAGGTTCTCCTTTTCTGCTTTAACTGTTGTAGGAGATCAAAAAGGCCGAGTCGGATACGGTTTCGGTAAGGCAAATGATGTAAGCGATGCAATCAGAAAGAGTATCGAAAAAGCAAAGGCCAATATGGTAACATTTCCGCTTAAAAACGGTACGATTCCTCATGAAGTTCAAGGCAAGTTCAAAGGTTCGTCAGTTCTTTTGCGCCCTGCTTGTTCCGGTACTGGAATTATCGCAGGCGGTACAATCCGTGCTATCATGGAAGCTGCCGGTGCAACCGACTTGCTTTCAAAGTCTTTGGGATCAAGCTCCGCTGTAAATGTAGTTAAAGCAACATTTGATGCCGCAGGTCTTTTGATGGACGGTAAAAAAGTTGCTAAAAACCGCGGGAAGACCCTTTTGGATGTATGGGGGTAA
- a CDS encoding type Z 30S ribosomal protein S14 translates to MATVAKINQANRKAKYPTRQYNRCKVCGRPRGYLRKFKMCRVCFRKLASEGQIPGVTKSSW, encoded by the coding sequence ATGGCTACAGTTGCAAAAATTAATCAAGCTAACAGAAAAGCGAAGTATCCGACACGGCAGTATAATAGATGCAAGGTTTGCGGACGCCCCAGAGGTTATCTGCGAAAGTTCAAAATGTGCCGTGTTTGTTTTAGAAAATTGGCAAGCGAAGGGCAAATCCCCGGCGTTACAAAGTCGAGTTGGTAG
- the rpsQ gene encoding 30S ribosomal protein S17 — METTENTKKIGKREFVGIVTSDKMNKTIVVEVRTKKLHKLYKKYVSSSKKYKAHDEENTAHIGDTVRIVEHKPISKEKAWMLTEVIERAK, encoded by the coding sequence GTGGAAACAACAGAAAATACAAAAAAAATCGGGAAGCGCGAGTTTGTCGGAATCGTAACAAGCGACAAGATGAATAAAACCATCGTCGTTGAAGTCCGAACTAAAAAGCTTCATAAGCTTTACAAAAAATACGTATCGAGCAGTAAAAAATACAAGGCTCACGATGAAGAGAACACAGCTCACATCGGAGATACAGTACGAATTGTAGAGCATAAGCCTATCAGTAAAGAGAAGGCTTGGATGCTTACTGAAGTTATTGAGCGGGCTAAGTAA
- the rplN gene encoding 50S ribosomal protein L14 has translation MIQVETRLNVADNSGAKLVECIKVIGGSKRRYAGIGDIIVVAVKEALPTSVIKKGTVEKAVIVRVSKEYRRPDGTYIRFDDNACVIVDDNKNPKGKRIFGPVARELRDHDFMKIVSLAPEVL, from the coding sequence ATGATACAGGTTGAAACAAGATTAAACGTTGCCGATAACTCAGGCGCTAAACTCGTCGAATGTATTAAGGTTATCGGCGGATCAAAACGCAGATATGCAGGTATTGGGGATATAATCGTTGTGGCAGTTAAAGAAGCCTTGCCCACATCGGTTATTAAAAAGGGCACGGTAGAAAAAGCCGTTATTGTGCGTGTTTCAAAAGAATACCGCCGTCCCGACGGAACTTATATTCGCTTTGATGATAACGCTTGCGTAATCGTCGACGATAATAAAAACCCTAAGGGAAAACGTATTTTCGGCCCTGTAGCCAGAGAGCTTCGTGATCATGATTTCATGAAGATAGTTTCTCTTGCTCCGGAAGTTCTTTAA
- the rpmD gene encoding 50S ribosomal protein L30: MAKRISIKLVKSTIGQRHHVCATVRSLGLKKINSVVEHEENPAILGMVKSVAHVVEVKELN, from the coding sequence ATGGCAAAGAGAATTAGTATTAAATTGGTAAAAAGCACAATCGGGCAGAGACACCATGTCTGCGCAACGGTACGCTCTTTGGGATTAAAAAAGATCAACTCTGTGGTTGAGCATGAGGAAAATCCTGCTATCTTAGGTATGGTAAAATCCGTTGCTCATGTAGTTGAAGTTAAGGAGTTAAACTAA
- the rplE gene encoding 50S ribosomal protein L5: MSNYVPRLKKVYTEQIMPELKKEFNYSSVMQIPRLKKVVVSMGVGVALTNRKLLDAAVTDLETITGQKAVKTKARKSIANFKLREGNEIGAMVTLRGARMYEFLDRFINVALPRVKDFRGVNPNGFDGRGNYSVGITEQIIFPEIDFDKIERISGLNVSVVTSAETDQEARSLLAKFGMPFRK; encoded by the coding sequence ATGAGTAATTACGTACCTCGGCTTAAGAAAGTCTATACGGAACAGATCATGCCCGAGCTTAAAAAGGAATTTAACTACAGTTCCGTTATGCAAATTCCTCGGCTTAAAAAAGTCGTAGTAAGCATGGGTGTTGGTGTAGCTCTCACGAATAGGAAACTACTTGATGCTGCAGTAACTGACCTTGAAACAATCACCGGTCAAAAAGCTGTGAAAACAAAGGCAAGAAAGAGTATAGCAAACTTTAAACTTCGTGAGGGAAATGAGATTGGGGCAATGGTAACACTGCGCGGTGCTAGAATGTATGAATTCTTAGACCGCTTTATCAATGTTGCTTTGCCGCGTGTTAAGGATTTCCGCGGAGTTAACCCGAACGGTTTTGACGGTCGCGGAAACTATTCAGTGGGTATTACCGAGCAGATCATCTTCCCCGAAATCGACTTCGATAAGATTGAACGTATTTCTGGATTGAATGTGAGCGTAGTAACTTCTGCCGAGACTGATCAAGAGGCAAGATCGCTTCTTGCAAAGTTTGGTATGCCCTTTAGGAAGTAA
- the rpsS gene encoding 30S ribosomal protein S19, with translation MSRSVKKGPFIAKSLFKNVNEMNRSGKKKPIKTYSRCSTIIPEMVGNTISVHNGKTWIPVYITENLVGHKLGEFAPTRTFRKHANSDKKVGK, from the coding sequence GTGTCAAGATCAGTTAAAAAAGGACCTTTTATTGCAAAGAGTCTTTTTAAGAATGTAAACGAGATGAACAGATCGGGTAAGAAGAAACCGATTAAGACTTATTCCCGCTGTTCTACAATTATACCTGAAATGGTCGGTAACACTATTTCGGTACATAACGGCAAGACGTGGATTCCGGTTTATATAACCGAGAATCTTGTTGGACATAAACTTGGAGAGTTTGCTCCTACGCGCACATTCCGCAAACATGCAAACTCTGACAAGAAGGTTGGAAAATAG
- the rplR gene encoding 50S ribosomal protein L18: MDKKRNDKDRKRFKRKMHIRKSIFGTAERPRMTVFRSNKRISVQVIDDVEGKTLAAVSTMEEALRSLKVNVESGAKVGEEIGKRLKEKNIDTVVFDRNGYLYHGVVKAVADGARKTGIKF; this comes from the coding sequence ATGGACAAAAAACGTAATGATAAAGATAGAAAAAGATTTAAGCGAAAGATGCACATTCGAAAGTCTATTTTCGGTACTGCAGAACGCCCTCGCATGACCGTATTCCGAAGCAATAAACGCATTTCGGTTCAGGTTATTGACGATGTAGAGGGCAAGACATTGGCTGCCGTTTCTACAATGGAAGAAGCTCTTCGATCGCTTAAGGTTAATGTTGAATCTGGGGCAAAGGTCGGTGAAGAAATCGGCAAGCGCCTCAAGGAAAAAAATATTGACACTGTTGTTTTTGACAGGAACGGATATCTTTACCACGGTGTTGTAAAGGCCGTTGCCGACGGTGCAAGAAAAACAGGAATTAAGTTTTAG
- the secY gene encoding preprotein translocase subunit SecY, with amino-acid sequence MANNVVANMFKIKDLRSRILFTIIVLAVFRLGSVLTIPGIDPRALTMYFRQGQGNAFADHMDFFVGGAFSNFSVFMLGVMPYISTQILMQLAMIIFPRLKKIAEEDGGRKKIQVWTRIITVFVALLQSSAVGTWARAIPGAVVISSPFLQLFITMVTVTTGTMITVWMGEQITARGIGNGISMLIFAGIVARLPQAVWELIKLVSNNELNLVFVIIAFAMFVGIIALVVYEQQGQRKIPVHYAKRVIGRKMYGGQNTYIPFKINPSGVIPIIFASSFLTFPLMLSQMWGSNVSWLAAVARFLRSDGWGYNILYVVLIVFFAYFYTQVALNPTEIAKQIRENGGSIPGIRTDKTEEYLQKILNRLILPGSLYLAAIAVLPTVIQWAFSFPRNISMLMGGTSLLILVGVDLDTMSQVEALLKMHHHDGLLKKGKIRSRNL; translated from the coding sequence ATGGCTAATAATGTAGTTGCAAATATGTTCAAGATAAAGGATTTACGAAGCCGTATTCTTTTTACGATCATAGTTTTAGCAGTTTTCCGCTTAGGTTCGGTACTCACCATCCCCGGTATCGATCCTCGGGCTCTTACAATGTATTTCCGGCAAGGTCAGGGAAATGCTTTTGCAGATCACATGGACTTCTTTGTCGGAGGAGCGTTTTCGAACTTTTCGGTATTTATGCTCGGTGTAATGCCCTATATTTCGACTCAGATATTGATGCAGCTTGCCATGATTATTTTCCCGCGCCTTAAAAAAATAGCGGAAGAGGACGGAGGACGCAAAAAGATTCAAGTTTGGACAAGAATTATTACTGTTTTTGTTGCCTTGCTTCAATCTTCCGCTGTAGGTACATGGGCCAGAGCGATACCCGGTGCTGTTGTAATTTCAAGTCCTTTTTTACAATTGTTTATTACAATGGTTACGGTAACGACAGGTACTATGATTACCGTTTGGATGGGTGAGCAGATTACTGCAAGAGGTATCGGAAACGGTATTTCAATGTTGATTTTTGCAGGTATCGTTGCCCGTCTTCCTCAGGCTGTTTGGGAATTGATCAAGCTTGTAAGCAATAACGAATTAAACCTTGTGTTTGTAATTATTGCTTTTGCAATGTTTGTAGGAATTATAGCCTTGGTTGTTTATGAACAGCAGGGACAGCGCAAAATACCGGTTCATTATGCAAAACGCGTTATCGGCCGAAAAATGTATGGCGGACAGAATACCTATATTCCGTTTAAGATTAACCCCTCGGGCGTTATTCCCATCATTTTTGCTTCATCGTTCTTAACCTTTCCCCTTATGCTTTCACAGATGTGGGGATCGAATGTTTCTTGGCTGGCTGCGGTTGCAAGATTTTTGCGCTCGGACGGCTGGGGGTATAACATTCTTTATGTTGTTTTGATTGTTTTCTTTGCTTACTTTTATACACAGGTTGCACTTAACCCGACGGAAATAGCAAAACAAATAAGGGAAAACGGCGGATCGATTCCGGGAATTAGAACCGATAAGACTGAAGAATATTTACAGAAGATTTTAAACAGGTTGATATTGCCCGGTTCGCTTTATTTGGCTGCGATTGCAGTACTTCCTACTGTAATTCAATGGGCATTTAGTTTCCCCAGAAATATTTCGATGTTAATGGGTGGAACTTCATTGCTTATTTTGGTTGGTGTTGACTTGGATACAATGAGCCAGGTTGAAGCTTTGCTTAAAATGCACCATCATGACGGCTTGCTTAAAAAAGGCAAGATAAGATCAAGGAACCTATAG
- the rpmC gene encoding 50S ribosomal protein L29, with the protein MKKKSKYREMSYKELVSKRNELKQKYMDLRFQAVVGHLDNPLEKRSMRREIAMLNTFIRQKELAGEGAN; encoded by the coding sequence ATGAAAAAGAAGTCAAAGTACAGAGAAATGTCGTATAAGGAACTTGTTTCAAAACGCAATGAACTAAAGCAAAAATACATGGATTTGAGATTTCAAGCTGTGGTAGGCCATTTGGACAACCCGCTTGAAAAGAGAAGTATGCGTCGTGAAATAGCGATGTTAAATACCTTTATCCGCCAAAAAGAATTGGCCGGAGAAGGTGCAAATTAG